A window of the Buchnera aphidicola (Taiwanaphis decaspermi) genome harbors these coding sequences:
- the recB gene encoding exodeoxyribonuclease V subunit beta: MKKLKIFDIPLKGTILIEASAGTGKTFSIIILYIRLLLKINNNYNNIKTKNILILTFTNFAKQEIKKRIKKIIYEVKLACFYKKSNNKEINKIIKKITNFKKAYKTLLQAEYEINECSIYTIHGFCKKLLKSNVLFFKKTIYTKIIKNSKKIYLESVYDYWNKYYTKIPISLSNIILKKFISPDVFFNKILPLIKKKMTEYFNLNIPFKKILKKHKENIKKIKKFKKKFIEMNKILFKIINYSQFNKKIYNKKNILFWFNKILCWSQKKTIDYEIPKELYRFTTFELNKNKKKSYFIHHSLINNIDEICNTIFCIKNILILHAIKKIIKISKIKKKYLGIEFEDLIKIVSDMLKNNNGCYLREKIRKKFPVVFIDECQDIDYTQQKMFLKIYNKKKNTSLILIGDPKQSIYNFRGVNIFDYFKLKKYVNKIYYLNTNWRSSYQIVSSINTIFSKIKNPFIYKNIPYIKSKSPIEKKKYQIKEKDKKLKTFKIWTKKKTSNSISEYQNWSAKICAFQINKCLNKKKNKIYIYKNNIKYKSMSIKDIVILVKNKKESLIIKKQLDYFDIPSCYLSEKKNVFSTKESLDILNLLESIINPTNEKKLLKIMFIKIFNLNIKYFNNLLYRSSLIKEFNEYYKLCKKKGVYFIIDIFINKYIKKNCFSLFKINKKIDKYLHIAEILQKKTCIIPNLYNLIRWFKRKIIDSNNYYKKYCVRKNNINKKINICTIHKSKGLQYPIVWIPFILNYVKKEHFFKKEHKNIDFLKKSQMSEELRLIYVAITRSIWLCNICISFIKKNKQINNDLHNTAFGYLIQKKKIVNEEKFQIILNKINKLKNFKVIRLENCKNKYKINNNIYYKNECKKTHNFLKYNNWQINSYSKIKKNNKYKKNLKKNKLKSNNLISGKNFGIFLHKILKKNNFLEIDDNYIKKEMICFSIKKKYFKFVKLLIKKIHNKKLHKNGLTLSKIKKYEYLKELKFSLYINKEIKSSIINKIIKKYDKISKNTKDISFNIFKGFINGSIDLICKWKEKYYIIDYKSHFLNNYEIKNLKKQMTKNRYDIQYQIYSLVLHKYLKNRLLNYNIKKNLGGVFYLFVRGINIKNSGIFYTKVNEKLIKKLNFLF; the protein is encoded by the coding sequence ATGAAGAAATTAAAAATATTTGATATTCCTTTAAAAGGAACTATTTTGATAGAAGCATCTGCTGGGACTGGGAAAACTTTTTCAATAATAATTCTTTATATAAGATTATTATTAAAAATAAATAATAATTATAATAACATAAAAACAAAAAATATTTTAATATTAACATTTACTAATTTTGCAAAACAAGAAATAAAAAAAAGAATAAAAAAAATTATTTATGAAGTAAAATTAGCTTGTTTTTATAAAAAAAGTAATAACAAAGAAATAAATAAAATAATTAAAAAAATAACTAATTTTAAAAAAGCATATAAAACTTTATTACAAGCTGAATATGAAATTAATGAATGTTCTATATACACAATTCATGGTTTTTGTAAAAAACTGTTAAAATCTAACGTTTTATTTTTTAAAAAAACTATATATACTAAAATTATAAAAAATTCAAAAAAAATATATTTAGAATCTGTCTATGATTATTGGAATAAATATTATACAAAAATACCTATTTCTTTATCTAATATAATATTAAAAAAATTTATTTCCCCAGATGTTTTTTTTAATAAAATTTTACCATTAATAAAAAAAAAAATGACAGAATATTTTAATTTAAATATTCCTTTTAAAAAAATATTAAAAAAACATAAAGAAAATATAAAAAAAATAAAAAAATTTAAAAAAAAATTTATTGAAATGAATAAAATTTTATTTAAAATTATTAATTATTCTCAATTTAACAAAAAAATATATAATAAAAAAAATATTTTATTTTGGTTTAATAAAATATTATGTTGGTCTCAAAAAAAAACTATAGATTATGAAATTCCAAAAGAATTATATAGATTTACTACTTTTGAATTGAATAAAAACAAAAAAAAATCTTATTTTATACATCATTCTTTAATTAATAATATAGATGAAATATGTAATACAATATTTTGTATTAAAAACATATTGATATTACATGCAATTAAAAAAATTATTAAAATATCTAAAATAAAAAAAAAATATCTTGGAATTGAATTTGAGGATTTGATAAAAATAGTTTCTGATATGTTAAAAAATAATAATGGATGCTATTTAAGAGAAAAAATTAGGAAAAAATTTCCTGTAGTTTTTATCGATGAATGTCAAGATATTGATTATACACAGCAAAAAATGTTTCTAAAAATATATAATAAAAAAAAAAATACTAGCTTAATACTAATTGGTGATCCAAAACAATCTATATATAATTTCAGAGGAGTTAATATATTTGATTATTTTAAATTAAAAAAATATGTAAATAAAATTTATTATTTAAATACTAATTGGAGATCATCCTACCAAATTGTTTCTAGTATTAATACAATATTTTCTAAAATAAAAAATCCATTTATATATAAAAATATACCATATATAAAATCAAAATCTCCAATCGAAAAAAAAAAATATCAAATTAAAGAAAAAGACAAAAAATTGAAAACATTTAAAATTTGGACAAAAAAAAAAACAAGTAATTCTATTAGCGAATATCAAAATTGGTCAGCTAAAATATGCGCTTTTCAAATAAATAAATGTTTAAATAAAAAGAAAAACAAAATATATATATATAAAAATAATATTAAATATAAATCTATGAGTATTAAAGATATAGTAATATTAGTAAAAAATAAAAAAGAATCTCTAATTATTAAAAAACAATTAGATTATTTTGATATTCCTTCATGTTATTTATCTGAAAAAAAAAATGTTTTTTCAACAAAAGAATCTTTAGATATATTGAATTTGTTGGAATCTATAATAAATCCTACAAATGAAAAAAAGTTATTAAAAATAATGTTTATAAAAATATTTAATTTAAACATTAAATATTTTAATAATTTATTATATAGATCTTCTTTAATTAAAGAATTTAATGAATATTATAAATTATGTAAAAAAAAAGGTGTTTATTTTATAATAGATATTTTTATTAATAAATATATTAAAAAAAATTGTTTTTCTTTATTTAAAATAAATAAAAAAATTGATAAATATTTACATATAGCAGAAATATTACAAAAAAAAACATGTATAATTCCTAATTTATATAATTTGATACGCTGGTTTAAAAGAAAAATAATTGATTCTAACAATTATTATAAAAAATATTGTGTACGTAAAAATAATATAAATAAAAAAATAAATATTTGTACGATACATAAATCTAAAGGATTACAATATCCTATTGTCTGGATACCTTTTATTTTAAATTATGTAAAAAAAGAACATTTTTTTAAAAAAGAACATAAAAACATTGATTTTTTAAAAAAAAGTCAAATGTCTGAAGAATTGAGATTAATATATGTAGCAATAACTAGATCAATATGGTTATGCAATATTTGCATATCTTTTATTAAAAAAAATAAACAAATTAATAATGATTTGCATAACACTGCTTTTGGGTATTTAATACAAAAAAAAAAAATAGTAAATGAAGAAAAATTTCAAATAATATTAAATAAAATAAACAAATTAAAAAATTTTAAAGTAATAAGATTGGAAAATTGTAAAAATAAATACAAAATAAATAATAATATTTATTACAAAAATGAATGTAAAAAAACACATAATTTTTTAAAATATAATAATTGGCAAATAAATAGTTATTCAAAAATAAAAAAAAATAATAAATATAAAAAAAATTTAAAAAAAAATAAATTAAAATCAAATAATTTAATATCAGGAAAAAATTTTGGTATATTTTTACATAAAATTTTAAAAAAAAACAACTTTTTGGAAATAGATGATAATTATATAAAAAAAGAAATGATATGCTTTAGTATTAAAAAAAAATATTTTAAATTTGTTAAATTATTAATAAAAAAAATACATAATAAAAAATTACATAAAAATGGATTAACGTTGTCTAAAATAAAAAAATATGAATATTTAAAGGAACTGAAATTTTCTTTATATATAAATAAAGAAATAAAATCTTCTATCATAAATAAAATAATAAAAAAATATGATAAAATATCTAAAAATACTAAAGATATTTCTTTTAATATATTTAAAGGTTTTATAAATGGTTCTATTGATTTAATATGTAAATGGAAAGAAAAATATTATATAATAGATTATAAGTCTCATTTTTTAAATAACTATGAAATTAAAAACTTAAAAAAACAAATGACAAAAAACAGATATGATATACAATATCAGATATATAGTTTAGTATTACATAAATATTTGAAAAATAGATTATTAAATTATAATATAAAAAAAAATTTAGGAGGAGTTTTTTATTTATTTGTTAGAGGTATAAATATTAAAAATAGTGGTATATTTTATACTAAAGTAAATGAAAAATTAATAAAAAAATTAAATTTTTTATTTTAA
- a CDS encoding MFS transporter yields the protein MRNYKILPEEKKSILILSVIYFLRMTGMFMIVPVISIYGNHIKDTNEFLIGLSIGIYGITQAFFQIPFGLLSDKFNQKILIYIGLIIILIGSTISYICQSIKGIIFGRFLQGIGAISSPIMTLLFDLTREHLHSKVISFIGFSIGLSFLCSIFLSFYIVNHFGIFNVFSLISFLTFVSMILLYFTPNSKKHIFNRETKIIGNDLLKILFKKNIINLNISIFLLHLILMFSFLSIPLKLIAFNVSKFYNYKLYFLSILISFFISPLIISFCEKTKRIKKLFINSIIFIILSEIFIFYNLSEKFFIISGIQIFFISFNILEILIPSLINKICKAGYKGTAMGIYSTSQFFGVALGGILGGYILHNFEINYLFLTIIVLSIFWLFLIKNIPEPIYVSSVRIMIKNDLYNNLNIKNKLYKIKGIISFLIIPEKNVIYLQIDENKVSVKKIKKLLKK from the coding sequence ATGAGGAATTATAAAATTTTACCTGAAGAAAAAAAATCTATTTTAATTTTAAGTGTGATATATTTTTTAAGAATGACTGGTATGTTTATGATTGTACCGGTTATTTCAATATATGGAAATCACATTAAAGATACTAATGAATTTCTAATTGGTTTATCAATAGGTATTTATGGTATAACACAAGCTTTTTTTCAAATACCATTTGGTTTATTATCTGACAAATTTAATCAAAAAATATTAATTTACATAGGGTTGATAATAATTTTAATTGGTAGCACAATATCTTATATATGTCAATCTATAAAAGGAATAATATTTGGAAGATTTTTGCAAGGTATAGGAGCTATATCATCTCCTATAATGACATTGTTATTTGATTTAACTAGAGAACATTTACATTCTAAAGTAATTTCTTTTATAGGATTTAGTATAGGATTGTCTTTTTTATGTTCTATATTTCTTTCATTTTATATAGTTAATCATTTTGGCATTTTTAATGTTTTTAGTTTAATATCATTTTTAACTTTTGTATCTATGATTCTTCTTTATTTTACACCTAATTCTAAAAAACATATTTTTAATAGAGAGACAAAAATAATTGGTAATGATTTATTAAAAATTTTATTTAAAAAAAATATTATTAACTTAAATATAAGTATATTTTTATTACATTTGATACTTATGTTTAGTTTTTTATCTATTCCTTTAAAATTAATTGCATTTAATGTATCTAAATTTTATAACTATAAATTATATTTTTTATCTATATTGATATCTTTTTTTATATCACCTTTAATAATTTCTTTTTGTGAAAAAACAAAAAGAATAAAAAAATTATTTATAAATAGTATAATATTTATTATATTGTCCGAAATATTTATCTTTTATAACTTATCTGAAAAATTTTTTATTATTTCAGGAATACAAATATTTTTTATAAGTTTCAATATATTAGAAATTTTAATACCTTCTTTAATAAACAAAATATGTAAAGCAGGGTATAAAGGAACTGCTATGGGTATATATTCTACTAGTCAGTTTTTTGGAGTAGCTTTAGGTGGTATTTTAGGTGGTTACATATTACATAATTTTGAAATAAATTATTTGTTTTTAACAATAATAGTTTTATCTATATTTTGGTTGTTTTTAATAAAAAATATTCCAGAACCTATTTACGTTTCTAGTGTTAGAATTATGATAAAAAATGATTTATATAATAATTTAAATATTAAAAATAAATTATATAAAATTAAAGGAATTATTTCTTTTTTAATTATTCCTGAAAAAAATGTTATATATTTACAAATTGATGAAAATAAAGTTAGCGTTAAAAAAATAAAAAAATTGTTAAAAAAATAA
- the nusB gene encoding transcription antitermination factor NusB: MKLKYRTLARQYAVQALYCWEISKNNINEIEKYFFFDKKNKIDVIYFRNLIIGVSNYHIIIDNVIKNYLSRPISRLNPIEKTILRLSFYELIKIKTIPYKVIINEAIELAKIFGAIDSHKFINAVLDNAAKKINV, from the coding sequence GTGAAATTAAAATATCGTACTTTAGCTCGTCAATATGCAGTTCAAGCTTTATATTGTTGGGAAATATCAAAAAACAACATAAATGAAATAGAAAAATATTTTTTTTTCGATAAAAAAAATAAAATAGATGTTATTTATTTTAGAAATTTGATTATAGGAGTTAGCAACTATCATATTATAATAGACAATGTTATAAAAAATTATTTATCAAGACCCATAAGCAGATTAAATCCAATAGAAAAAACAATTTTAAGATTATCTTTTTATGAACTTATAAAAATAAAAACCATTCCTTACAAAGTAATAATAAACGAAGCAATTGAATTAGCAAAAATTTTTGGAGCAATAGATAGTCATAAATTTATTAATGCAGTACTAGATAATGCAGCAAAAAAAATAAATGTTTAA
- a CDS encoding TusE/DsrC/DsvC family sulfur relay protein, with protein MKYKSKKILDKEGYLKNINIWNKSLAKKIAFFEKIKMKKQHWEIIYLVRNFYLSFGISPSIRIIMKILKKNNKYSKIDSSYLFKLFPKGPALQANKIAGLPKPSNCL; from the coding sequence ATGAAATATAAATCAAAAAAAATATTAGATAAAGAAGGATATTTAAAAAATATAAATATATGGAACAAATCTTTAGCTAAAAAAATTGCATTTTTTGAAAAAATAAAAATGAAAAAACAACACTGGGAAATTATATATTTAGTTAGAAATTTTTATTTATCTTTTGGAATATCACCTTCTATAAGAATTATTATGAAAATATTAAAAAAAAATAATAAATATTCAAAAATAGATAGTAGTTATTTATTTAAATTGTTTCCTAAAGGTCCAGCTTTACAAGCAAATAAAATAGCAGGATTGCCTAAACCATCTAATTGTTTATAA
- the recD gene encoding exodeoxyribonuclease V subunit alpha yields the protein MKKLLKKLAHKKIIRYIDFYFACLISKKNPGLMLASVCVSNTVKDGNSCLLIETLSKKNFFRIKNKIINKIWKKTNYIKNWNIFLLKNTDIVSDGRKNTPLVLLNKKLYIRKYWLYENKIANFFCENSYFIPCNLKKLKNILNNSSKNKEINHQKIAITMSILCKQLFIMGGAGTGKTKIIFEILMTFIKMYKNKLVIKLAATTGKAAYNLRTFIKKKNIKKKNKIIEKIEVHTLHKMLKINILNFPNKKNKKINADVLIIDESSMIDINTMIVLINSLYKKTRIIFVGDPNQIRPVGVGNILKDIYHYYFSYNYSFIFHNFIYKILGYNIKYKKINNSPIKDNICLLNKNYRFNKNLEIYNFSEKIKKKKINNLLLKKYKHIKFISIKSYIDYKKIIKIIFKIVNQYLEYFVNNKKNLSKVMYFFNKNKIICTTNKSYYGVNNINKIIDKLIKKKRKQKIFVYNKEIWYQGKPIMIKKNNYNLMLNNGDIGIVQYDKKMEWHVSFFIDGKINKIPLYLIKNYKTSWAITTHKSQGSEFDRVFFILPENIGKLLTNEIIYTAITRAKKKINIYGNKKIFLKSIYNDLDTNNGLTEKIDFYKKKLVAGVGFEPTTFGL from the coding sequence ATGAAAAAATTACTTAAAAAACTTGCTCACAAAAAAATCATAAGATATATAGATTTTTATTTTGCTTGTTTAATATCTAAAAAAAATCCAGGATTAATGTTAGCATCTGTTTGTGTAAGTAATACAGTTAAAGATGGTAATTCATGTCTATTAATTGAAACTTTATCTAAAAAAAATTTTTTTAGAATAAAAAATAAAATAATAAATAAAATATGGAAAAAAACCAATTATATAAAAAACTGGAATATTTTTTTATTAAAAAATACAGATATTGTAAGTGACGGTAGAAAAAACACCCCTCTAGTTTTATTAAATAAAAAGTTATATATTAGAAAATATTGGTTGTATGAAAATAAAATCGCAAATTTTTTTTGTGAAAATTCTTATTTTATACCATGTAATTTAAAAAAATTAAAAAATATATTAAATAATTCATCAAAAAACAAAGAAATTAATCATCAAAAAATAGCTATAACAATGTCTATATTATGTAAACAATTATTTATAATGGGAGGAGCAGGAACTGGAAAAACAAAAATAATATTTGAAATATTAATGACATTTATTAAAATGTATAAAAACAAATTAGTAATAAAATTAGCAGCAACAACAGGTAAAGCTGCATATAATCTAAGAACTTTTATTAAAAAAAAAAATATTAAAAAAAAAAACAAAATTATAGAAAAAATAGAAGTTCATACTTTACATAAAATGTTAAAAATAAATATATTAAATTTCCCAAATAAAAAAAATAAAAAAATTAATGCTGATGTTTTAATAATAGATGAATCTTCTATGATTGACATAAATACTATGATTGTTTTAATAAATTCTTTATATAAAAAAACAAGAATAATATTTGTTGGAGATCCTAATCAAATAAGACCAGTAGGAGTTGGAAATATATTAAAAGATATTTATCATTACTATTTTTCATATAATTATAGTTTTATATTTCATAATTTTATATATAAAATTTTAGGATATAATATCAAATACAAAAAAATAAATAATTCTCCAATAAAAGATAATATTTGCTTATTAAATAAAAATTATAGATTTAATAAAAATCTTGAAATTTATAATTTTTCGGAAAAAATAAAAAAAAAAAAAATTAATAATTTATTATTAAAAAAATACAAACATATAAAATTTATATCTATAAAAAGTTATATAGATTATAAAAAAATTATAAAAATTATTTTTAAAATAGTAAATCAATATTTAGAATATTTTGTTAACAACAAAAAAAATTTAAGTAAAGTTATGTATTTTTTTAACAAAAATAAAATTATATGTACTACAAATAAAAGTTATTACGGAGTAAATAACATTAATAAAATAATAGATAAATTAATTAAAAAAAAAAGAAAACAAAAAATATTTGTTTACAATAAAGAAATATGGTATCAAGGTAAACCAATAATGATAAAAAAAAATAATTACAATTTAATGTTAAATAATGGAGATATTGGTATCGTGCAATATGATAAAAAAATGGAATGGCATGTATCTTTTTTTATAGATGGTAAAATAAATAAAATTCCTTTATACTTAATTAAGAATTATAAAACATCATGGGCGATTACAACTCATAAATCTCAAGGTTCAGAATTTGATAGAGTTTTTTTTATTTTACCAGAGAATATTGGTAAATTATTAACAAACGAAATAATATATACAGCAATAACTAGAGCAAAAAAAAAAATTAACATATACGGTAATAAAAAAATATTTTTAAAATCTATATATAATGACTTAGATACAAATAACGGATTAACAGAAAAAATAGATTTTTATAAAAAAAAGTTGGTTGCGGGAGTTGGATTTGAACCAACGACCTTCGGGTTATGA
- the cyoE gene encoding heme o synthase produces the protein MKKYFDLIKPGIVFSNIFSVISGFLFASKNDFNIYILFFDCLGSFLIISSSCILNNIIDSEIDRKMQRTKERISALGKINYKFFVFISICLYLLSSFIFVFFVNLISFFLSSFAFFIYVIFYSIFLKKKYFFSTIFGSFSGAIPPIIGYCSVINKINLCSVIIFFIFVFWQISHFYSISMFRLEDYRNAGIPTFLLRYGIKKTRKHIIFYILCFIFCTILLKIFNYTNYFYLFMISVFNAIWLILSLLSLKKINYKNYAKYIFLSSIVIIFMFNILISINNFF, from the coding sequence ATGAAAAAATATTTTGATTTAATAAAACCAGGTATTGTTTTTAGCAATATTTTTTCTGTAATATCTGGTTTTTTATTTGCCAGTAAAAATGATTTTAATATATATATATTATTTTTTGATTGTTTAGGATCATTTTTAATAATAAGTTCATCTTGCATATTAAATAATATAATTGATTCTGAAATTGATCGTAAAATGCAAAGAACAAAAGAAAGAATTTCAGCACTAGGAAAAATAAATTATAAATTTTTTGTATTTATATCTATATGTTTATATTTGTTAAGTTCTTTTATTTTTGTTTTTTTTGTTAATTTGATTTCTTTTTTTCTTTCATCATTTGCATTTTTTATTTACGTTATTTTCTATAGCATATTTTTAAAAAAAAAATATTTTTTTTCTACAATATTTGGAAGTTTCTCTGGAGCTATTCCTCCAATAATTGGATATTGTTCTGTAATTAATAAAATAAATTTATGTAGTGTTATTATCTTTTTTATTTTTGTATTTTGGCAAATTTCTCATTTTTATTCCATTTCTATGTTTAGATTAGAGGATTACAGAAATGCTGGTATTCCTACATTTTTATTACGCTATGGTATAAAAAAAACTAGAAAACATATAATTTTTTATATTTTGTGTTTCATATTTTGCACAATTCTTTTAAAAATATTTAATTATACTAATTATTTTTATTTATTTATGATATCTGTTTTTAATGCAATTTGGTTAATATTAAGCTTATTAAGTTTAAAAAAAATAAATTATAAAAATTATGCTAAATATATATTTTTATCATCCATTGTTATTATATTTATGTTTAATATTTTAATTTCTATAAATAATTTTTTTTAA
- a CDS encoding cytochrome c oxidase subunit 3 translates to MKNITNIKKKNKLKIDEKKILGFWFYLMSDFIIFATLFSVYFVINNNTYVYNIKKNIFNLKNIFNESMLLLFSSFFYGIASIFVFFKKNKISIFYFIISFLLGLFFIYIEYNEYCDLIQKNCYPQKDSFFSIFFTLIGSHCLHVILGMLWMIYIIYEVCFYEIENILYNKIICLGLFWHFLDIIWVFIFNIVYLIGVI, encoded by the coding sequence ATGAAAAATATTACAAATATCAAAAAAAAAAATAAATTAAAAATAGACGAAAAAAAAATTTTAGGTTTTTGGTTTTATTTGATGAGTGATTTTATAATTTTTGCTACTTTGTTTTCTGTATATTTTGTTATAAACAATAATACATATGTTTATAATATAAAAAAAAATATATTTAATTTAAAAAATATATTTAATGAATCAATGTTATTATTATTTAGTTCATTTTTTTATGGTATAGCATCAATATTTGTTTTTTTTAAAAAAAATAAAATATCAATTTTTTATTTTATAATTTCTTTTCTTCTAGGATTATTTTTTATATATATAGAATACAATGAATATTGTGATTTAATACAAAAAAATTGTTATCCTCAAAAAGATAGTTTTTTTTCTATTTTTTTCACTTTAATAGGTTCTCATTGTTTACATGTTATATTAGGAATGTTATGGATGATTTATATTATTTATGAAGTTTGTTTTTATGAAATAGAAAATATTTTATATAATAAAATAATATGTTTAGGTTTATTTTGGCATTTTTTAGATATTATTTGGGTTTTTATATTTAATATAGTCTATCTTATAGGAGTAATATAA
- a CDS encoding cytochrome o ubiquinol oxidase subunit IV, which produces MLNNSKNNKKLFYNLVKPYLYGLLFSILCTIVPFIILKNNFFSRKISILIIIFFLTIQIIIQFKYFLKVKNYLKDSWSNISLFFAVFLSAIILIGSFWIMIHLHHDNYLSN; this is translated from the coding sequence ATGCTTAATAATTCAAAAAATAATAAAAAACTTTTTTATAATTTAGTAAAACCTTATTTATACGGTTTGTTATTTTCTATACTTTGTACTATAGTACCATTTATAATATTAAAAAATAATTTTTTTTCTAGAAAAATATCTATTTTGATAATTATATTTTTTTTGACAATACAAATTATTATACAATTTAAATATTTTTTGAAAGTAAAAAATTATTTAAAAGATTCATGGAGTAATATTTCTTTATTTTTTGCTGTATTTTTATCAGCAATAATATTGATAGGATCTTTTTGGATTATGATCCATTTACATCATGATAATTATTTAAGTAATTAA